CGGAGCGAGCGCGGATTTTTATGTTACTTCTTGCGAGCGGGGTTCGCTCGCGAACCCCGAGGAAAAATTTACGCTAGGAAGACGTGGCGCGGCCGGTCGGCGAGCACGTCGCGGCCCCAGTCGACGGTGTCGGCGAAATCGTCGCTCCGGAAGAACGTCATGGCGTCCTCCTTGGAGCGCCACTGACTGGCGATGAACATGTCGTTCTCGTCCTCGACGTTCACCATCAGGTCCGTGTCGAAGTGGCCGTCCATGTCGGCGAGGACGCCGCCGACGACGTCGAACTTCTCCACGAAGTCCTCGCGCTTCTCGGGTTTGACGGTGTAGAACATCCCCATCGTGCCGAAGCCGGACTCCTCGTCGCTCCGGTCGACGATTCCGGGGAGGTCGGCGAGGAAGCCGGAGGCGGTGTCGGCGGCGCTCGCGGTGTCCCAGATTGAGACGACGGCGCGCCGGTCGGCCTCGCGGCCGTCGTAGACGGCGGTCTTGACGTGCGTGTCGTAGTGCTCGAAGTTCCCGCGGAGCCCGTCCACTTCCTCGAAGAGGTCGTCGGCGTCCGCCTCGGAGTAGAGGACGGTGGCGTACACGTCCTCGCCGTGGGGCTGGCCGGCGTACACGTCGAGGTCGTCGAGTTCCTCGCGGAGGCTGTCCACGTCGCCCGCGCGGTCGCCGTCCGGACCGTGGTCGGCGTCGCCGCCGTCGTCGTCCGAGTCGCTACCGTGGTGACCGCCATCGTCGCCGTGATGGTGGCTCTCCGAGTCACCGTGGTGGCCGTCACCGTGCGGGTGGTCGTCCTCGGGCGTCGGCACTTCCTCGCCCGCCATGAACGCCGGGAAGTCCTCCGGCGGGAAGCGACGACCGACGTAGAAGGAGCCGAACTCGCCGTACTTCGCGGACACCTCGTCGAAGCGCATTTCGTAGACGATGTCTTTGACGTCCGTGAGGTCGTCGGCGAACAGCGTGACGCCCCACTCCATGTCGTCGAGACCGACGGAGGACGCGATGACCTGCTCGATTTTGCCGGCGTACTGCTTGCCGAGGTCGCCGTGGACCTCCATCATCTCGGCGCGCTCCTCGATGTCGAGGTCGTACCAGTTCTGCCCGGGCTGGCGGCGCTTGCTCATCGGGTAGAACGAGACGTACGTGTCCTCGGGAATCTCCGGCGTGAGCTTGCTCTCGAAGTACTTGCGGAGGCCCGTGTCGACGGACTCCGGGTCCTCGAAGTAGTCCGGCGCCGTGTACCCCGAGATTTCGACGACAGACACGTAGGAGTCCGCGTGGTCCGTGTAGTCGGCGAACGCCGTCTGCTCGAACTGGCGCTCGATGCGGTCGAGTTCGTCCAGAGACTCCCGGAAGTGGACGAACATCAAATCGGCCTCGTGGCCGGTGATCGAGAACACCGCCGAATCGCCCTCGTCGGCCTGCGCGAGCGCCTCGCGGTGCGCGACGAACGATTCGACCTCGTCGAGTGCGGCCTCCCGGTCGCGCTCGGGCGCCGCCCGCCACGCGTCCCAGTCCACGGTGTAGAAGTCGTGGAGCACGAACCAGCCCTCGTCGGTGGGTGGAACCTCTGCCATGCGCGTGGGTTCGTATTGCGCGTAGAAGGGCTTTCCCAAACCGACTCGTGGGAACCGCCGCCGGACCGTTCTGGCGGCGGTGCGAGCGCCCGACGCCGCGATGACCGGGACCGAAACCCTTTCCCGCTGACCTGCGGAACGTCACCCCAGATGCGCAAGAGTGGGCCGCCGAAGGGACTCGTCTCCTACCTCGTTCTCGAACTCTTAGACGAACAGCCCCGGTACGGCTACGAGATTCTGAAGGAAATCGAGTCGCTGTCCGGCGGCCACTGGGAGCCCTCCTACGGGTCGGTCTACCCCATCCTCTACAAGTTCGAGGACGAGGGGTACGCCCAGCGAATCGAGGTCGAAGACGAGCCCGACCGGAAGTACTTCGAAATTACCGACGACGGCCGCGAGAAACTCGCGGAGAAACGCGACGAGGTCGGGGACACCGGCGACGACTTCATCGACGTGATTCTCGGCTTCTACCACGTCTTCGCGGTGCTCGGGACCGACGAGCGCTTCGAAATCGAGAACCCCGACGAGGGCGAGGGATGGCGGTTCGACGAGGCGTTCTCGGCGTGGATCGTCGAACAACTGATTCGCCACCACGAGTACTACTTCGACGACTTCGAGCGCGTCGAGGACACCCCCGAGGAGTTCGCCGACCGGATGGGCCTCTAGTTCAGGAGCTGCGGGCCGAGTAACATCAGCGCCAGGCTCGCGAGCATCAACAGCCCGATGCTCGTCGTGATGGCGCGCGT
The nucleotide sequence above comes from Halobacterium litoreum. Encoded proteins:
- a CDS encoding PadR family transcriptional regulator, which produces MRKSGPPKGLVSYLVLELLDEQPRYGYEILKEIESLSGGHWEPSYGSVYPILYKFEDEGYAQRIEVEDEPDRKYFEITDDGREKLAEKRDEVGDTGDDFIDVILGFYHVFAVLGTDERFEIENPDEGEGWRFDEAFSAWIVEQLIRHHEYYFDDFERVEDTPEEFADRMGL
- a CDS encoding heme-binding protein; this encodes MAEVPPTDEGWFVLHDFYTVDWDAWRAAPERDREAALDEVESFVAHREALAQADEGDSAVFSITGHEADLMFVHFRESLDELDRIERQFEQTAFADYTDHADSYVSVVEISGYTAPDYFEDPESVDTGLRKYFESKLTPEIPEDTYVSFYPMSKRRQPGQNWYDLDIEERAEMMEVHGDLGKQYAGKIEQVIASSVGLDDMEWGVTLFADDLTDVKDIVYEMRFDEVSAKYGEFGSFYVGRRFPPEDFPAFMAGEEVPTPEDDHPHGDGHHGDSESHHHGDDGGHHGSDSDDDGGDADHGPDGDRAGDVDSLREELDDLDVYAGQPHGEDVYATVLYSEADADDLFEEVDGLRGNFEHYDTHVKTAVYDGREADRRAVVSIWDTASAADTASGFLADLPGIVDRSDEESGFGTMGMFYTVKPEKREDFVEKFDVVGGVLADMDGHFDTDLMVNVEDENDMFIASQWRSKEDAMTFFRSDDFADTVDWGRDVLADRPRHVFLA